One genomic window of Candidatus Marinimicrobia bacterium CG08_land_8_20_14_0_20_45_22 includes the following:
- a CDS encoding S9 family peptidase, producing MYLKTYLITFIMISAAVSAPIPKRALTIDDLLACQRVLAPQFSPDGKRIAFALTSMSVTENKSHTELWSVGTDGNGLKQMTSHTASSTSPLWSPDGKKLAFLSARSGVMQIWILPSDGGKPEQLTTHFTGVNDFVWSNDGQYIAFSSRVYPDSSDQKTAEERDKATEQSLVKARVYDDLMFRHWDEWWDHKRSHLFVLDVQTREFTDVTPGNFDAPPIALGEGYTFSPDSKELVFTSNHEPVVAISTNNDIWSVPVSGGTTTLITSPVKDRDFKGNDQQPKFSADGKYLAFLSMKRAGYEADKKDLFLKNLRTGELKNITEKIDISVSTYQWLPVSENLILEAEQEGRDGLFLLDIRSLKLKPIVSDGANSSVTVSPDGKSIAYLHQITTMPNEICITTLSDGKSKQLTNFNSELLADVDMNPIEDFRFISKDKTQIHGFLIKPPHFDKTKKYPMVMMVHGGPQGQWNDSWHYRWNLQLWAAQGIVIVAINPRGSTGYGQKFTEAISLDWGGKPFEDLVAGEKYVIENFAFIDKERLAAAGASYGGYMMNWMEGHMDDFKYPFKTLVNHDGSFNLYAMYLTTEELWFPEWEYGGVFWNSPEQYEKYSCDNYIKNFKTPMLVIHGEKDYRLDFSQGLMVFTSLRRMGVPAKLVLFPDEGHWVLKPHNSRFWHQTVFEWLKSYLQ from the coding sequence ATGTATTTGAAAACATATTTGATAACATTCATCATGATTAGCGCCGCTGTTTCTGCGCCGATACCTAAGAGAGCCTTGACAATCGACGATCTGCTGGCTTGCCAAAGAGTTTTAGCTCCGCAGTTTTCTCCCGATGGGAAACGGATCGCCTTTGCGTTAACTTCGATGAGTGTCACCGAAAATAAAAGTCACACAGAACTTTGGAGTGTCGGCACCGATGGAAACGGACTGAAGCAGATGACTTCTCACACGGCATCCAGCACATCGCCCTTATGGTCTCCAGATGGGAAAAAACTGGCTTTTCTGTCCGCACGTTCTGGAGTGATGCAAATCTGGATTCTTCCGTCGGATGGTGGTAAACCGGAGCAACTGACAACCCATTTTACGGGAGTGAACGACTTTGTATGGTCAAATGATGGTCAATATATCGCATTTTCATCAAGAGTCTATCCGGATAGCTCGGATCAGAAAACCGCAGAGGAACGTGATAAAGCCACAGAACAAAGTCTTGTCAAAGCGCGTGTTTATGACGATCTGATGTTCAGACATTGGGATGAGTGGTGGGATCATAAACGTAGCCATCTATTCGTTCTGGATGTTCAGACGCGCGAATTTACCGACGTGACACCCGGAAATTTTGATGCGCCGCCGATTGCGCTTGGCGAAGGTTATACTTTTTCGCCGGATTCAAAAGAATTGGTTTTTACAAGTAATCACGAACCGGTAGTTGCCATCAGCACAAACAATGACATTTGGTCGGTACCAGTTTCCGGCGGAACGACAACGTTAATAACCTCGCCGGTCAAAGATCGTGATTTCAAGGGAAACGATCAGCAACCGAAATTTTCAGCAGATGGAAAATATTTAGCATTTTTATCCATGAAGCGCGCAGGATATGAAGCCGATAAAAAGGATTTGTTTCTGAAAAATCTGAGAACTGGTGAACTTAAAAATATTACTGAAAAAATAGATATTTCGGTTTCGACTTACCAGTGGTTGCCAGTATCCGAGAATCTAATTCTCGAAGCCGAACAAGAAGGACGAGACGGATTATTTTTGCTGGATATTCGTTCGCTGAAACTCAAACCAATTGTCTCGGATGGAGCAAATTCATCCGTTACAGTTAGCCCGGACGGAAAATCAATCGCCTATCTGCATCAGATAACAACGATGCCCAACGAGATTTGTATTACGACGCTTTCCGATGGGAAAAGCAAACAGTTAACGAATTTCAATTCAGAACTGTTAGCCGATGTTGATATGAATCCGATCGAAGATTTTCGGTTTATCAGTAAGGATAAGACGCAAATTCATGGATTCCTGATCAAGCCGCCGCACTTCGATAAGACGAAAAAATATCCAATGGTAATGATGGTTCACGGTGGCCCACAAGGTCAGTGGAATGACAGTTGGCATTATCGTTGGAATCTCCAATTATGGGCGGCGCAAGGCATTGTAATCGTTGCTATCAATCCGCGTGGAAGCACCGGATACGGTCAGAAGTTTACCGAAGCGATTTCGCTGGATTGGGGTGGAAAACCGTTTGAGGATTTGGTCGCTGGCGAAAAGTACGTGATCGAGAATTTTGCTTTTATCGATAAAGAAAGATTGGCGGCGGCTGGCGCATCTTATGGCGGGTATATGATGAACTGGATGGAAGGACACATGGATGATTTTAAATATCCATTCAAAACTCTTGTCAATCATGACGGTTCGTTCAATTTGTACGCGATGTATTTGACGACGGAAGAATTATGGTTTCCTGAATGGGAATACGGCGGTGTGTTCTGGAACTCTCCGGAACAGTATGAAAAATATTCGTGTGATAATTACATCAAGAATTTTAAAACCCCGATGTTGGTGATTCATGGCGAGAAAGACTACCGGCTTGACTTCAGTCAAGGGCTAATGGTTTTTACATCTTTACGAAGAATGGGGGTGCCGGCAAAGTTGGTATTGTTTCCCGATGAGGGACACTGGGTTCTCAAACCACATAATAGCCGTTTTTGGCATCAGACCGTTTTTGAATGGCTGAAATCCTATCTTCAATGA
- the murQ gene encoding N-acetylmuramic acid 6-phosphate etherase, which translates to MQKILNRSEILTEKINPKSEMIDTFSTEQIIRLINEEDGTVYLAVQKAIPQIVQATEIVSKAFKTGGRLRYIGAGTSGRLGVLDASECPPSFSVPIDLVQGMIAGGWIALRQAVEGAEDFTENGVEDCKANGLQPTDVLMGIATGGTTPYVHGAIQYARSIGCKTIFFTCTPKEGLGVVADVIIEVLVGPELITGSTRLKAGTATKMVLNMITTTAMIKTGKVYGNYMIDHQAINSKLVDRGTRIISELTGLSYQDAYDALMKADKHVKEAVVMVKKGISLEEARRLIREHDGFVRFAFE; encoded by the coding sequence ATGCAGAAAATTCTCAACCGAAGCGAAATCCTGACAGAGAAAATCAACCCGAAAAGCGAAATGATCGATACCTTTAGCACCGAACAGATCATCCGATTGATCAATGAAGAGGATGGGACGGTTTATTTAGCGGTTCAAAAAGCGATTCCACAGATTGTTCAAGCGACTGAGATCGTGAGCAAAGCTTTCAAAACCGGTGGGAGACTTCGGTATATCGGAGCCGGGACGAGCGGACGGTTGGGAGTTTTAGACGCGAGCGAATGTCCGCCGTCTTTTTCCGTTCCGATTGATTTGGTACAGGGAATGATCGCCGGAGGTTGGATTGCATTGCGTCAAGCCGTTGAAGGTGCTGAAGATTTTACCGAAAACGGCGTCGAAGATTGTAAGGCAAACGGTCTTCAACCAACAGATGTCCTCATGGGAATTGCTACCGGAGGAACGACACCGTACGTGCACGGCGCTATCCAATATGCTCGGTCAATCGGCTGTAAGACGATCTTTTTTACCTGCACACCCAAAGAAGGACTTGGCGTCGTCGCTGATGTCATTATCGAAGTGCTGGTCGGACCGGAATTAATAACAGGATCAACGCGCTTGAAAGCTGGCACTGCTACGAAAATGGTGCTCAACATGATCACGACGACGGCGATGATTAAAACAGGTAAGGTCTATGGCAATTATATGATCGATCATCAGGCAATTAACTCGAAATTGGTTGATCGCGGCACACGGATCATTTCTGAATTGACTGGGTTAAGCTATCAGGATGCTTATGATGCGCTGATGAAGGCAGATAAACATGTTAAAGAAGCTGTTGTAATGGTCAAGAAAGGCATTTCT